The following are encoded in a window of Methanococcus voltae genomic DNA:
- the vhuG gene encoding F420-non-reducing hydrogenase subunit VhuG produces the protein MADKVRLGLIQLCGCSGCHISLLDLHEQLLDVLPHLDIVYAPIIADAKEIPECDVFLIEGGVRNEHDEHLVHEIREKSKVVIAWGSCAVYGGIPGLGNLYSSEQLKETVYGTVTTDNIGELPSDEIVPPLTDSVMPVPSIVDVEYVIPGCAPKPALNAAAIVALLEGREPELPKKIVCDECPRTKENVIPEKFKRTFEGKPDPDKCLFEQGYTCAGMGTRAGCGALCPSAGVPCRGCYGKTDEVLDQGSSLANTYAAAGDESLKIADKSALFNRFTLPSALISKKQK, from the coding sequence ATGGCAGATAAAGTTAGGCTCGGATTAATACAATTATGTGGATGTTCAGGATGCCATATATCACTACTTGATTTACACGAACAATTATTAGATGTTCTTCCACATTTGGACATCGTTTATGCCCCAATCATTGCTGATGCAAAGGAAATACCAGAATGTGACGTATTTCTTATTGAAGGTGGCGTAAGAAATGAACACGATGAACATTTAGTTCATGAAATCAGAGAAAAATCAAAAGTAGTGATTGCTTGGGGTTCATGTGCTGTATACGGTGGAATTCCAGGACTTGGAAACTTATACAGTAGCGAACAATTAAAAGAAACAGTTTACGGAACTGTAACAACAGACAATATTGGAGAATTGCCATCTGATGAGATAGTACCTCCATTAACTGATTCAGTTATGCCTGTTCCAAGTATCGTAGATGTTGAATATGTAATTCCAGGATGTGCTCCAAAACCAGCTCTTAATGCTGCTGCAATAGTAGCATTATTAGAAGGTAGGGAACCAGAATTACCTAAAAAGATTGTTTGTGATGAATGTCCGAGAACAAAAGAAAATGTTATACCTGAAAAATTCAAAAGAACTTTTGAAGGTAAACCAGACCCAGATAAATGTTTATTTGAACAAGGTTATACCTGTGCAGGAATGGGTACGAGAGCAGGATGCGGTGCATTATGCCCAAGTGCAGGAGTTCCATGTAGAGGTTGCTATGGTAAAACTGATGAAGTACTTGACCAAGGTTCATCTTTGGCAAATACATATGCTGCTGCAGGCGATGAATCTTTAAAAATTGCCGATAAATCAGCATTATTCAACAGATTCACATTACCGTCAGCTTTGATTTCGAAAAAACAAAAATAA
- the vhuA gene encoding F420-non-reducing hydrogenase Vhu subunit A, whose amino-acid sequence MGKITIEPLTRLEGHGKVTIKLDDSGKPTDVKLHITALRGFEQFVIGRPAEEVPRIVPRICGICQTAHHLASVKAVDAAWGAQIPSAAEKQRELMHIGNMIHSHALHFYYLAAPDFVLGPDADPAIRNVIGVIDAAPEVAKKAIALRRVGQSMVEATGGKAIHPVTAIPGGLSKSLSEEKRDELLAEIDTMIQYGQDGLDLMKSLNEKYLDTINTLGVIDTWYLGLVKDGKHNFYGDTLRFVSPDGSEKIDFKPADYLDYLAEHVVEHNYVKYPYNKKVGYPEGLYRVGPLAMINACDSMPTPLAEEARKEFAETFGRPANQSIAYNQARLIELLSACERAKELLEDPEIVSTDVKAEVEPKAGNGVGVVYAPRGTLFHNYETDDNGIVTKANMIVATTHNVPTMEKAIQQAAEVLFKDN is encoded by the coding sequence ATGGGTAAGATTACAATAGAACCATTAACCCGTCTTGAAGGGCATGGTAAAGTTACCATCAAGTTGGATGATTCAGGTAAACCAACTGATGTAAAATTACATATTACTGCTCTCAGGGGTTTTGAACAATTTGTAATTGGAAGACCTGCCGAAGAGGTACCAAGAATAGTCCCAAGAATATGCGGTATCTGCCAAACAGCTCACCACTTAGCAAGTGTTAAAGCTGTTGATGCTGCATGGGGCGCACAAATTCCAAGCGCTGCGGAAAAACAGAGAGAATTAATGCATATTGGTAATATGATTCATAGCCACGCATTACACTTCTATTATCTTGCAGCTCCAGATTTTGTTCTTGGACCAGATGCAGACCCTGCAATTAGAAACGTTATTGGAGTAATTGATGCGGCTCCAGAAGTAGCTAAAAAAGCTATCGCACTCAGAAGAGTAGGTCAATCAATGGTTGAAGCTACTGGTGGTAAAGCTATACACCCGGTAACTGCCATTCCAGGCGGTTTATCAAAATCATTAAGTGAAGAAAAAAGAGACGAACTTTTGGCTGAAATCGATACAATGATTCAATACGGTCAAGATGGACTCGATTTAATGAAATCACTCAATGAAAAATACTTGGATACAATTAACACATTAGGTGTAATTGATACCTGGTATTTGGGTTTAGTTAAAGACGGTAAACATAACTTCTACGGAGACACTTTAAGATTTGTTTCACCAGACGGTTCTGAAAAAATTGATTTCAAACCTGCTGACTACTTAGACTATCTTGCAGAGCACGTCGTAGAACACAATTATGTAAAATACCCCTACAACAAAAAAGTTGGCTATCCAGAAGGATTATACAGAGTAGGTCCTTTGGCTATGATAAATGCTTGTGATTCAATGCCTACACCTCTCGCAGAAGAGGCAAGAAAAGAATTCGCAGAGACATTTGGAAGACCAGCAAATCAATCAATAGCATACAACCAAGCAAGATTAATCGAATTACTTTCAGCTTGCGAAAGAGCAAAAGAACTTCTTGAAGACCCAGAAATTGTTTCAACAGACGTTAAAGCAGAAGTTGAACCAAAAGCTGGAAATGGCGTTGGTGTTGTATATGCTCCAAGAGGTACATTATTCCATAATTACGAAACCGATGATAACGGTATTGTAACTAAGGCGAATATGATTGTTGCTACCACGCACAACGTACCTACAATGGAAAAAGCTATCCAACAAGCCGCAGAAGTGCTTTTCAAAGACAATTAA
- the vhuU gene encoding F420-non-reducing hydrogenase selenoprotein subunit VhuU, which yields MVDETKLNLIEIVLRAYDPUYSCAAHMIVEDAEGNVVFEIVNEE from the coding sequence ATGGTGGATGAAACAAAATTAAATTTAATAGAAATTGTATTAAGAGCATACGACCCTTGATATTCATGTGCTGCGCATATGATTGTGGAAGATGCTGAAGGAAACGTTGTATTTGAAATTGTAAATGAAGAATAA
- the vhuB gene encoding F420-non-reducing hydrogenase associated-polyferredoxin VhuB: MAGIKIQEDACLVCNACAKACPTEAIEIAPFKTCNLCFSCASACPTGALVENNGKLIYNSSKCLKCGNCATACPTGIKKVDDRFPYSKGHCVLCEKCVDACPIDIISIPGKIDKPEKEIAIPQEPIKVTDACVGCSECVPVCPVDAISIENELAVIDTDKCIYCTVCAQTCPWNAIYVAGKKPSKRQKEIKSFTVTEECIGCEKCVEVCPGDMITYNAEDLIVKLPEACPACHLCEQNCPVDAISLEVEYGSAKPVTEEGLVWYEDKCNYCGPCAIKCPTNAINLVNQKGLELPSRTKTDKDPEFRMCIRCGACVMKCPTGALKMGKITHEGKEYNRIEFSPALCNQCGECVDVCPQNTLKLTGDEKKPLEGYCILCLKCIEACAKAKRNALGLQ; encoded by the coding sequence ATGGCTGGAATTAAAATTCAAGAAGATGCGTGTCTTGTTTGTAATGCTTGTGCAAAAGCATGTCCAACCGAGGCAATAGAAATTGCCCCATTTAAGACCTGTAATTTGTGCTTTTCGTGCGCAAGTGCATGTCCAACAGGGGCGTTAGTAGAAAACAATGGTAAATTGATATACAACAGTAGCAAGTGTTTAAAATGTGGAAACTGTGCAACTGCTTGTCCAACAGGCATTAAAAAAGTTGATGATAGATTCCCATACTCAAAAGGACACTGTGTACTTTGTGAAAAATGTGTTGATGCTTGTCCTATCGATATAATTTCAATCCCTGGAAAAATTGATAAACCTGAAAAGGAAATCGCAATACCTCAAGAACCTATCAAAGTAACAGATGCTTGTGTAGGTTGTTCAGAGTGTGTTCCAGTTTGTCCAGTAGATGCTATTTCTATCGAAAATGAACTTGCTGTAATTGACACTGACAAATGTATATACTGTACTGTATGTGCACAAACATGTCCATGGAACGCCATATATGTAGCAGGCAAAAAACCTTCAAAAAGACAAAAAGAAATTAAATCATTCACTGTTACCGAAGAATGTATCGGTTGTGAAAAATGTGTTGAAGTATGTCCTGGTGATATGATTACATACAACGCAGAAGATTTAATCGTAAAATTGCCAGAAGCTTGTCCTGCATGTCATTTATGTGAACAAAATTGTCCAGTAGATGCTATTTCATTAGAAGTAGAATATGGAAGTGCTAAACCAGTTACAGAAGAAGGTTTGGTATGGTACGAAGACAAATGTAATTACTGCGGACCTTGTGCTATAAAATGTCCTACTAATGCAATTAACTTAGTTAATCAGAAAGGACTTGAATTACCTTCAAGAACTAAAACAGATAAAGACCCAGAATTTAGAATGTGTATCAGATGTGGTGCTTGTGTTATGAAGTGTCCTACTGGTGCTTTGAAAATGGGTAAAATTACTCACGAAGGTAAAGAATACAATAGGATTGAATTTAGCCCTGCATTATGTAATCAATGCGGTGAATGTGTAGACGTATGTCCACAAAATACATTGAAACTTACAGGCGATGAGAAAAAACCACTTGAAGGATACTGTATCCTTTGTTTAAAGTGTATAGAAGCTTGTGCTAAAGCTAAAAGAAATGCTTTAGGATTACAATAA
- a CDS encoding formylmethanofuran dehydrogenase subunit B, whose translation MVKVVKNVVCPFCGTLCDDIEVLVEDGHIVGTRNACRIGNAKFMHYEGSVRYDSPLMRENKKDDFKKVDYETAIEETARLLVESKLPLIYGWSSAECHAQQLGVLLGEKVHGVLDNTASVUHGPSLLAVQDVGYPVATLGETKNRADTVLFWGSNPMHAHPRHMSRYSVFARGFFRERGRKDRQMIVVDPRKTDTAKLADIHLQVEPHKDYELVSAMRAALKGFKIEADYVAGIPTETVYEAMDICKNTQFGTLFFSMGITMSRGKHRIIDNAIQLIVDLNAHTKFSLMPMRGHYNVNGFNQVSTWITGYPYGVDFSRGYPRYNPGETASNDLLQRGETDMMLNIASDPGAHFPQKALQHMVKIPLVCIDPHQTPTSELANIVMPTALTGVEVAGTAYRMDGVPIELRKVVDVPEGLLSDAEIIGKLLKEVEKME comes from the coding sequence ATGGTAAAAGTGGTTAAAAACGTAGTATGTCCATTTTGTGGAACTCTATGTGATGATATCGAAGTTCTTGTGGAAGACGGCCATATTGTAGGTACAAGAAACGCTTGTAGGATTGGAAATGCTAAATTTATGCATTATGAAGGTTCTGTAAGATACGATAGTCCTTTAATGAGAGAAAATAAAAAGGACGATTTTAAGAAAGTAGACTACGAAACAGCTATCGAAGAAACCGCAAGACTTCTTGTAGAATCAAAACTTCCGTTGATATACGGATGGAGTTCAGCAGAATGTCATGCTCAACAATTAGGTGTATTATTAGGTGAAAAGGTTCACGGTGTATTAGACAATACAGCGAGTGTATGACACGGACCTTCACTATTGGCAGTACAAGACGTAGGCTATCCAGTAGCCACATTAGGGGAAACTAAAAACAGAGCTGATACAGTTCTATTCTGGGGTAGCAATCCAATGCACGCTCACCCAAGACATATGAGTAGGTACTCAGTATTTGCAAGAGGGTTCTTCCGTGAAAGAGGGAGAAAAGACAGACAAATGATTGTTGTCGACCCAAGAAAAACAGATACTGCAAAATTAGCAGATATTCACCTTCAGGTTGAACCCCATAAAGATTATGAACTCGTAAGTGCTATGAGGGCAGCTTTAAAAGGTTTCAAAATTGAAGCTGATTATGTAGCGGGAATTCCTACAGAAACAGTTTATGAAGCTATGGATATTTGTAAAAATACCCAATTTGGTACATTATTCTTCTCAATGGGTATAACAATGAGTAGAGGAAAGCACAGAATCATCGATAATGCTATCCAGTTAATCGTTGATTTGAATGCACATACCAAATTTAGTTTAATGCCTATGAGAGGTCATTATAACGTAAACGGATTTAACCAAGTTAGCACGTGGATAACTGGTTATCCATACGGTGTAGACTTTTCAAGAGGCTATCCAAGATACAATCCTGGAGAAACTGCTTCAAATGATTTATTACAGAGGGGAGAAACAGATATGATGCTAAACATTGCTTCAGACCCTGGTGCACACTTCCCTCAAAAAGCTCTACAACATATGGTTAAAATTCCATTAGTATGTATTGACCCACACCAAACACCTACAAGTGAGTTAGCTAACATCGTTATGCCTACTGCACTTACAGGTGTCGAAGTTGCAGGTACTGCATATAGGATGGATGGAGTACCAATCGAACTTAGAAAAGTTGTAGATGTTCCAGAAGGCTTACTTTCAGATGCTGAAATTATCGGTAAATTATTGAAAGAAGTTGAAAAAATGGAATAA
- a CDS encoding HisA/HisF family protein, translating to MVFLEIIPVLDVLEKNAVHGKSGNRESYNPVKSVICESSDPVALANAYTNFGVKKIYIADLNAIIAKNVKNNKENSKFSQIDGEKNLKIIEKIESEKIVDFGISTIFDYEYYKSFDLKNTKLIIGTETLVDLELVNKTDVILSLDFKNGELLSKGYSFEELIKKLNENSKIPIIILDISSVGTLQGLNYPLIKKIIQNVKNPVYVGGGVKNIDDISKCKFLGVSGILIGTSLHNGTLNLKELVEKY from the coding sequence GTGGTCTTTTTGGAAATAATTCCTGTTTTAGATGTCTTAGAAAAAAATGCGGTTCACGGAAAAAGTGGAAATAGGGAATCGTATAATCCTGTTAAATCAGTTATTTGTGAATCAAGCGACCCAGTAGCGTTAGCAAATGCATATACAAATTTTGGTGTCAAAAAAATATATATAGCAGACTTAAACGCAATAATTGCTAAAAATGTTAAAAATAATAAAGAAAATTCAAAATTTTCACAGATTGATGGTGAAAAAAATTTAAAAATTATTGAAAAAATAGAATCTGAAAAAATCGTGGATTTTGGAATATCTACAATATTTGATTACGAATATTATAAATCTTTTGATTTAAAAAACACTAAATTAATTATTGGTACGGAAACACTTGTGGATTTAGAACTTGTGAATAAAACAGATGTAATATTAAGTTTAGATTTTAAAAACGGAGAATTACTCAGTAAAGGGTACAGTTTTGAAGAATTAATTAAAAAACTCAACGAAAATTCGAAAATTCCAATTATTATATTAGACATATCTTCTGTGGGTACATTACAAGGTTTAAATTATCCTTTGATTAAGAAAATCATTCAAAACGTTAAAAATCCCGTCTATGTTGGAGGAGGCGTTAAAAATATTGATGACATTAGTAAATGTAAATTTTTAGGTGTTTCAGGGATTTTAATCGGCACTTCGTTGCATAATGGCACGCTAAACTTAAAAGAATTAGTCGAAAAATATTAA
- the comE gene encoding sulfopyruvate decarboxylase subunit beta: MLTRYQVLKILMEYTSDEYIISNIGIPSKELYDVKDRKENFYMLGSMGLASSIGLGVALGKAHKNDKKTIIIDGDGSVLMNMGSLSTIGYTKPKNMLLIIIDNCAYGSTGNQSTQCISTDLEMVAKGCKIDAETLVKEKEIRKTLSALMNEKETKVLVIKTRPHNEKVKNIELDPVIIKERFMESICSK, translated from the coding sequence ATGTTAACAAGATATCAAGTCTTAAAAATTTTAATGGAATATACAAGTGATGAATACATAATATCAAACATAGGGATACCGAGCAAAGAATTATATGACGTCAAAGACAGGAAAGAAAACTTTTATATGCTTGGTTCTATGGGTTTAGCTTCTTCAATCGGACTTGGGGTAGCATTGGGAAAAGCACATAAAAATGATAAAAAAACAATTATAATAGATGGAGATGGCTCAGTTTTAATGAATATGGGTTCTTTATCCACCATTGGATATACAAAGCCTAAAAATATGCTTTTAATAATTATAGATAATTGTGCATATGGCTCTACGGGCAATCAATCAACACAGTGTATAAGCACAGATTTAGAAATGGTGGCTAAAGGTTGCAAAATTGATGCTGAAACGCTCGTAAAAGAAAAAGAAATTAGAAAAACACTTTCAGCCCTTATGAATGAAAAAGAAACAAAAGTTTTAGTCATAAAAACCCGTCCACATAATGAAAAAGTTAAAAATATTGAATTAGACCCAGTTATAATTAAAGAAAGATTTATGGAATCCATATGTTCTAAATAA
- a CDS encoding 4Fe-4S dicluster domain-containing protein — MKITINEEYCKGCDICIQVCPKNVYEKSKKLNKKGIYPPKAVNTEECTHCNLCVLQCPDQAIDVDLE; from the coding sequence ATGAAGATTACAATAAATGAAGAATACTGTAAGGGTTGCGATATTTGTATCCAGGTATGTCCAAAGAATGTTTATGAAAAATCAAAAAAATTAAATAAGAAAGGTATATACCCTCCAAAAGCTGTAAATACCGAGGAATGTACACACTGTAATTTATGCGTTTTGCAATGTCCTGACCAAGCAATAGACGTAGATTTAGAATAA
- a CDS encoding RNA-guided pseudouridylation complex pseudouridine synthase subunit Cbf5 translates to MSMERELLIKEESKTNYEFGTNPYNRDIKSLLETGIVIINKPSGPTSHEVSAWVRDILKVSKAGHGGTLDPKVTGALPIALGNSTKCVPYWHIPPKEYVCIMRLHRDMKESKIGEKEILELFDNFIGKMYQRPPLKASVARKLRVRKIYELKLIEINEEINSVLFWVRCQSGTYLRKLVDDFGEALGVSAHMQELRRVKSGPFFEEEAIYLQDLVDEYFYWKETGNEEYIREIIKPVEYGLQHLQKVIIKDSAVNAICHGANLYANGISKIEKGIGPEEIVLVETLKGEAVAIGKTLANTKKILKSDEELVIDIERVIMDKNIYPKMWKSSKKKKF, encoded by the coding sequence ATGAGTATGGAACGAGAATTATTGATTAAAGAAGAATCAAAAACAAATTATGAATTTGGAACTAATCCTTACAATAGGGATATAAAGTCTTTATTGGAAACAGGGATTGTAATAATAAACAAACCTTCTGGTCCAACATCTCATGAAGTTTCTGCCTGGGTAAGGGATATTTTGAAAGTTTCAAAAGCTGGACATGGTGGTACTCTTGACCCAAAAGTGACCGGTGCATTACCTATAGCACTCGGAAACTCAACAAAATGTGTACCTTATTGGCATATTCCTCCTAAAGAATATGTTTGTATTATGAGATTACACCGAGATATGAAGGAGTCAAAAATCGGTGAAAAGGAAATTTTGGAACTTTTCGATAATTTCATTGGAAAGATGTATCAAAGACCTCCTTTAAAGGCTTCTGTAGCAAGAAAGTTAAGAGTAAGAAAAATTTATGAATTGAAACTTATAGAAATAAATGAAGAAATAAATTCTGTACTCTTTTGGGTGCGATGTCAATCAGGAACATACCTAAGGAAATTAGTTGATGATTTTGGTGAAGCTTTAGGTGTTTCTGCACATATGCAAGAATTGAGAAGGGTTAAAAGTGGTCCATTTTTTGAGGAGGAAGCAATTTATTTGCAAGACCTTGTAGATGAATATTTCTATTGGAAAGAGACTGGAAACGAGGAGTATATTCGTGAAATTATAAAACCTGTTGAATACGGTTTGCAACACTTACAAAAGGTTATAATTAAAGATAGTGCGGTAAATGCAATATGTCATGGGGCAAATCTATATGCCAATGGTATCTCTAAAATTGAAAAAGGAATCGGACCTGAAGAAATCGTTCTGGTTGAAACATTAAAAGGTGAAGCTGTAGCTATTGGTAAAACTCTTGCAAACACCAAAAAGATTTTAAAATCTGACGAAGAGCTGGTTATTGATATTGAAAGAGTAATAATGGATAAAAACATATATCCTAAAATGTGGAAATCATCTAAAAAGAAGAAATTTTAA
- a CDS encoding GbsR/MarR family transcriptional regulator translates to MSTEKEKIKQTIMELYGELARLTNLPKSMGEVYSAIYLSEKPLCMDEIIDFLKISKGTASTTIRKLEELKAIKKVWVEGDRKNYYKISGSIPLLDSMFKRDMIISDACDTLNKIMDNPMDEETKKYAEKKLHGILVIKEISKKITESLKMYDNVDYEEVYRKLHQNSSKEKK, encoded by the coding sequence ATGTCAACTGAAAAAGAAAAAATTAAGCAAACAATTATGGAATTATACGGTGAACTTGCGAGACTTACAAACCTACCAAAATCAATGGGCGAAGTTTATTCTGCAATATACTTGTCAGAAAAACCATTATGTATGGATGAAATTATAGATTTTTTAAAAATAAGCAAAGGTACTGCAAGTACTACAATACGAAAACTCGAAGAGTTAAAAGCCATAAAAAAAGTATGGGTAGAAGGGGACCGTAAAAATTATTATAAGATTAGTGGAAGTATCCCACTTTTAGATTCTATGTTCAAAAGAGATATGATAATTTCAGATGCTTGTGATACATTAAATAAAATCATGGATAATCCAATGGATGAAGAAACCAAAAAATATGCTGAAAAAAAGCTTCATGGCATACTTGTTATTAAAGAAATTTCTAAAAAAATTACGGAATCTCTCAAAATGTATGATAATGTAGATTATGAAGAAGTATATCGTAAACTACACCAAAATTCTTCAAAAGAAAAAAAATAA
- a CDS encoding MMPL family transporter — MIEEMLKKIARFSEKRPLLIVVVILVLTIIMGSIASNIRMETAFEKMLPQDDEAIKTLYEVRDNFGGTDIVTAAVKIIPSESSEKVEDIRDPRVLELVDFLERDISNVEYVTSVSSPTDVFKENNNNIIPNDIDTVRYIYNQIPEESQSKIFNNDYTMTTLYITTDSGSDSIKNTVLINEIENRVNEAPVPPGTKVILTGTPSLRVLVSRLMNESQLITTVVGLLGVFLVLLFYFRNFVSSFMPLAPVILAVIWTAGSMTLLDIPLDFATTAIASLLLGLGIDYGIHLMHRYHEERKKGESIEEALETAVINTGTAVLATTATTTVGFGALILAPLPTMQNLGKSCSLGIIYCMLAVIILLPSLIVLNDKYIEPFNKKLVLKIKSLKQD; from the coding sequence ATGATTGAAGAAATGCTGAAAAAAATAGCTAGATTTTCCGAAAAAAGACCCTTACTAATAGTAGTTGTAATTCTAGTATTAACTATTATTATGGGTTCTATTGCATCAAATATTAGAATGGAAACGGCTTTTGAGAAAATGCTACCTCAAGATGATGAAGCAATTAAAACCTTGTACGAAGTGAGGGATAATTTTGGAGGGACGGATATTGTAACTGCAGCAGTTAAAATAATACCCTCAGAGAGTTCTGAAAAAGTCGAAGATATCAGAGACCCCAGAGTTTTAGAATTAGTAGATTTTTTAGAACGTGATATAAGCAATGTTGAATATGTTACATCGGTGAGTTCACCTACAGACGTATTTAAAGAAAACAATAACAATATAATACCTAATGATATCGATACAGTTCGATACATATATAATCAAATCCCTGAAGAATCCCAAAGTAAAATATTCAATAATGATTATACAATGACTACATTATATATAACCACAGATTCAGGTTCTGATTCTATTAAAAATACAGTATTGATTAATGAAATTGAAAATAGAGTCAATGAAGCTCCAGTACCTCCTGGAACAAAAGTTATACTCACAGGAACTCCATCATTGAGAGTTTTAGTATCGAGGCTTATGAACGAAAGTCAATTGATTACTACAGTAGTTGGTTTATTAGGCGTGTTCTTAGTACTTTTATTTTATTTCAGGAACTTTGTATCGTCATTCATGCCGTTAGCACCCGTGATATTAGCAGTTATATGGACTGCAGGTTCTATGACGCTATTGGATATACCATTAGACTTTGCAACGACTGCAATTGCTTCATTGCTGTTAGGTTTAGGTATCGATTATGGTATTCACCTTATGCATCGTTATCATGAAGAACGAAAAAAAGGAGAATCAATAGAAGAAGCTCTTGAAACTGCCGTTATAAATACAGGTACTGCAGTTTTGGCCACTACTGCCACCACAACGGTTGGTTTTGGTGCTTTAATCCTTGCTCCACTACCTACAATGCAAAATTTGGGTAAAAGTTGCTCCTTAGGTATAATTTATTGTATGTTAGCAGTTATAATATTATTACCTTCATTAATCGTATTAAACGATAAATACATAGAGCCATTCAATAAAAAACTCGTATTAAAGATAAAATCTTTAAAACAGGATTAA